In uncultured Desulfobacter sp., one DNA window encodes the following:
- the kdsA gene encoding 3-deoxy-8-phosphooctulonate synthase: MTNFFFDLTRNDPSCFFLIAGPCVIEDLDTSLAIAKYLKQVTNDLGIPYIFKASYDKANRTSIQSFRGPGQEHGLKILEQIKTELNIPVISDIHLPDQAEKAAQVLDIIQIPAFLCRQTDLILAACKTGKPVNIKKGQFLAPADCKNIVEKAKSTGNRDIAITERGTCFGYNNLVVDFRSIQILRESGMPVIFDATHSVQLPGGSGNASAGERQFVAPLAKAAVACGAHGLFMETHPDPDNALCDGPNSIPLEQMKTLLTHLVNIRKVAGQSL, from the coding sequence ATGACAAACTTTTTTTTTGACCTGACCCGGAACGACCCAAGCTGTTTTTTTCTAATTGCCGGCCCCTGTGTGATAGAGGATTTAGACACAAGCCTTGCGATTGCAAAATACCTGAAACAGGTCACAAATGATTTAGGTATTCCTTATATTTTTAAAGCCTCGTATGACAAAGCCAACCGAACATCCATCCAGTCGTTCCGAGGCCCGGGCCAGGAACACGGCCTTAAAATATTAGAACAGATTAAAACAGAACTGAACATCCCTGTCATCTCTGATATCCACCTGCCTGACCAGGCCGAAAAAGCCGCCCAAGTGCTTGATATTATCCAGATACCGGCATTCTTATGCCGCCAGACTGACTTAATTTTAGCCGCCTGCAAAACAGGCAAACCCGTGAACATCAAAAAGGGTCAATTTCTTGCACCGGCTGACTGTAAAAATATTGTTGAAAAAGCCAAGTCCACAGGCAACAGAGACATTGCCATCACTGAACGCGGCACCTGTTTTGGGTATAACAATCTTGTGGTGGATTTCAGATCCATACAGATTTTACGGGAATCGGGTATGCCCGTAATTTTTGATGCCACCCACAGTGTGCAACTTCCCGGAGGCAGCGGTAATGCATCGGCAGGAGAAAGGCAGTTTGTCGCACCCCTTGCAAAAGCCGCCGTGGCCTGCGGCGCCCACGGCCTGTTCATGGAAACCCACCCCGATCCGGACAATGCCCTGTGCGACGGACCGAACTCCATACCTCTGGAACAAATGAAAACACTTTTGACCCATCTGGTCAATATCAGGAAAGTTGCAGGACAGTCCCTATGA
- the rpoN gene encoding RNA polymerase factor sigma-54, whose protein sequence is MELGLQQSLALTQQLVMTPQLQQAIKLLQLSRLELAEMIQQEMEQNPALEEVSTEDTSDKAITAQETQTPETETEAPVKEVTIEERVPSDTDWENYINEYNSTGRIHMEAESSEAPNYEAFTSEKQTLEAHLKWQLMLSDLPDKKERLGHVIIGNLNRDGYLCADVEELAQTAEADIQTVEEVLALLQTFDPPGICARNLCETLLIQVRQLGIENEIITRIITDHLKNLENRNSKKIAKALKISVEDVRAAVKIIQFLEPKPGRKFATEEPAYITPDIYVYKVGDDFKIVMNDDGLPKLKISRFYREAVATGKKIPKETKTYLNEKMQSASWLIKSIHQRQKTIYLVMESIIKFQREFFEKGIAYLRPLILKDIAEDIEMHESTISRVTTNKYAYTPQGLFELKYFFNSSIERLDGPSMASASVKERIRQLIDNEDPNAPLSDDKIAAILQESDIQIARRTVAKYRKVLNILPSNKRKQL, encoded by the coding sequence ATGGAACTTGGATTACAACAAAGCCTTGCACTGACGCAACAGCTGGTCATGACGCCCCAGCTCCAGCAAGCCATTAAACTACTCCAGCTGTCCCGGCTTGAACTTGCCGAAATGATCCAGCAAGAAATGGAGCAAAATCCGGCACTTGAAGAAGTCTCCACGGAAGACACCTCTGACAAAGCCATCACGGCCCAGGAAACCCAAACCCCGGAAACGGAAACCGAAGCTCCTGTCAAGGAAGTCACCATTGAAGAACGGGTGCCCTCGGATACGGATTGGGAAAATTATATCAATGAATATAACTCCACCGGCAGAATTCATATGGAGGCTGAAAGCAGTGAAGCCCCAAATTACGAAGCATTTACATCCGAGAAGCAAACCCTTGAAGCGCATTTAAAGTGGCAATTGATGCTTTCGGACTTGCCCGACAAAAAGGAACGTCTTGGCCATGTCATCATCGGCAACCTGAACCGGGACGGGTATTTATGCGCTGATGTGGAAGAACTGGCCCAAACTGCCGAGGCCGACATCCAAACCGTTGAAGAGGTGCTGGCCTTGCTCCAGACCTTTGACCCGCCAGGAATATGTGCCAGAAACCTGTGCGAGACACTTTTGATTCAGGTCCGGCAACTTGGCATTGAAAATGAAATCATCACCCGGATCATTACGGATCATTTAAAAAACCTTGAAAATAGAAACAGCAAAAAAATTGCCAAGGCCCTTAAAATTTCTGTTGAGGATGTAAGGGCCGCAGTAAAAATCATCCAGTTTCTTGAACCCAAACCCGGCAGAAAATTTGCCACTGAGGAACCTGCCTACATTACCCCTGACATATATGTTTACAAAGTTGGTGATGATTTCAAAATTGTTATGAACGATGACGGCCTTCCCAAACTAAAAATTTCAAGATTCTACAGGGAGGCTGTGGCCACCGGCAAAAAAATCCCCAAGGAGACCAAAACCTATCTCAATGAAAAGATGCAGTCCGCCTCCTGGCTGATAAAATCCATCCATCAGCGCCAGAAAACCATCTACCTTGTCATGGAAAGCATCATAAAATTTCAAAGGGAATTTTTTGAAAAGGGCATTGCCTATCTGCGGCCTTTGATTCTCAAGGACATTGCCGAAGATATTGAAATGCATGAGTCTACGATCAGCCGGGTGACCACCAACAAATACGCCTACACCCCCCAGGGACTGTTTGAGTTGAAATATTTTTTCAACAGCTCCATAGAACGACTTGACGGCCCTTCCATGGCATCAGCCAGCGTCAAGGAGAGGATAAGGCAACTCATTGACAATGAAGATCCAAACGCCCCTTTAAGTGATGATAAAATCGCCGCAATTCTGCAAGAATCAGACATTCAGATTGCCCGGCGAACCGTGGCAAAATACAGAAAAGTGCTTAATATTCTGCCGTCAAATAAACGAAAACAACTATAG
- the lptB gene encoding LPS export ABC transporter ATP-binding protein: MSRLVLENLVKTYGGKTVVDQVSLSVDQGQVTGLLGPNGAGKTTTFYMTVGMIRPEKGTVHLDGEDITRHPMYIRARKGIGYLPQETSVFKKLTVRENITAILEVIDKKVMNINQKAESLMEELGILSLSGQKAASLSGGERRRLEISRVLATDPLFILLDEPFAGIDPLAVIDIQQIISQLTDKGIGVLISDHNVRETLGVCDTAYIMSQGVVMESGPPEKIISSKVAKRIYLGDNFRL, from the coding sequence ATGAGCCGACTGGTACTGGAAAACCTTGTAAAGACCTATGGTGGTAAAACCGTAGTGGATCAGGTCAGCCTGTCTGTGGACCAGGGACAGGTAACTGGACTTTTAGGCCCCAACGGTGCCGGCAAGACCACCACGTTCTATATGACTGTTGGCATGATCCGTCCGGAAAAAGGCACCGTTCACCTTGACGGGGAGGATATCACCCGGCACCCCATGTATATTAGGGCCAGAAAGGGTATTGGGTACCTTCCCCAGGAGACATCTGTATTCAAAAAACTAACGGTCAGGGAAAATATAACGGCCATTCTGGAGGTCATTGACAAGAAAGTCATGAATATCAACCAGAAAGCTGAAAGCCTGATGGAAGAACTTGGAATTTTATCTTTATCCGGTCAAAAGGCAGCATCCCTGTCCGGTGGAGAGCGCCGCCGCCTGGAGATTTCAAGGGTGCTTGCCACAGACCCATTATTTATCCTGTTGGACGAACCCTTTGCCGGCATTGATCCTTTGGCTGTCATTGACATCCAGCAGATCATATCCCAGCTTACGGACAAAGGTATCGGCGTATTGATATCAGACCACAATGTCAGGGAAACATTAGGCGTATGCGACACAGCTTACATCATGAGCCAGGGCGTGGTTATGGAATCAGGTCCGCCAGAAAAAATTATTTCAAGCAAAGTAGCCAAACGAATTTACCTGGGAGACAACTTTAGACTTTAA
- a CDS encoding dihydroorotase: MQIQIKNVRVIDPGNIEGLKDISIKDGLFDAVTEPGQLPEVAKDSNDVTVIDGQGLIAVPGLIDVHVHLREPGQEYKETIETGVKAAAAGGITAVCSMPNTKPVNDNAQVTAFILSQAQKANAARVYPVGAISANLEGQKLNDIADMKKAGIRAVTDDGMPVTDSQLMRRTLEYCKSLDIPVFVHAEDKRLADGGSMNEGLPATVMGIKGIPNAAESVMVMRDIALAELTGARVHFCHMSTAQSIEAIRQAKAKGVPVTCETAPHYFTLTDADIPPYDTNFKMNPPLRSDKDRAAIIKGLIDGTIDMIATDHAPHAEDEKQVEFDQAAFGIVGLETSLGLCLDLVAQGHLTLVQLVEKMAKAPADLMGINNDIVPGNPADLTLIDMDAAWTVNPDSFVSKGRNTPFAGRKLTGAAAMTIVDGRIVYNRDSIS, from the coding sequence ATGCAGATTCAAATTAAAAACGTCCGGGTGATTGACCCTGGTAACATTGAGGGTTTAAAGGATATCAGTATTAAGGACGGTCTGTTTGATGCGGTCACGGAACCGGGACAGTTGCCCGAAGTTGCCAAAGATTCTAACGATGTCACGGTTATTGACGGCCAGGGCCTGATTGCCGTGCCGGGACTCATAGACGTGCATGTTCATTTGCGTGAGCCCGGCCAGGAATATAAAGAAACCATCGAGACCGGCGTAAAAGCTGCTGCGGCAGGCGGGATCACTGCGGTCTGTTCCATGCCCAATACCAAACCTGTGAATGACAATGCCCAGGTGACCGCTTTTATTCTTTCCCAGGCACAAAAGGCAAATGCGGCCAGGGTATATCCGGTGGGGGCCATTTCCGCGAATCTTGAAGGCCAAAAACTTAACGACATTGCGGATATGAAAAAAGCAGGAATCCGGGCTGTGACCGATGACGGCATGCCGGTTACCGATTCCCAGCTCATGAGGCGGACGCTGGAATACTGCAAATCCTTAGACATACCTGTGTTTGTTCATGCCGAAGATAAGCGGCTTGCCGATGGCGGATCCATGAACGAAGGGTTACCTGCCACGGTGATGGGGATAAAAGGAATTCCCAACGCTGCGGAGTCCGTCATGGTGATGCGTGATATCGCCCTGGCTGAACTGACCGGTGCCAGAGTTCATTTCTGCCACATGAGTACGGCTCAGTCCATTGAAGCCATCCGGCAGGCCAAGGCAAAGGGGGTTCCTGTCACCTGTGAAACCGCCCCCCATTATTTTACCCTCACAGATGCCGATATTCCGCCCTATGACACCAATTTTAAGATGAACCCACCCTTGCGCAGTGACAAAGACCGGGCAGCTATTATTAAGGGGTTGATCGACGGCACCATTGACATGATTGCCACGGACCATGCGCCCCATGCCGAAGATGAAAAACAGGTGGAGTTCGACCAGGCCGCATTTGGTATTGTGGGGCTTGAAACCTCGTTAGGCCTCTGTCTGGACCTTGTAGCCCAGGGCCATTTGACCCTGGTGCAGCTGGTGGAAAAAATGGCCAAGGCCCCGGCGGATCTTATGGGGATCAACAATGATATTGTGCCGGGAAACCCGGCGGATCTCACCCTTATTGATATGGATGCCGCTTGGACCGTGAACCCTGATTCGTTTGTAAGCAAAGGACGTAACACGCCTTTTGCCGGGCGCAAACTTACGGGTGCGGCGGCTATGACCATTGTTGACGGCCGGATTGTTTACAATAGAGATTCAATTTCATAG
- a CDS encoding aspartate carbamoyltransferase catalytic subunit — MRFEKKDILDIDSLSREEIAYILDTARGMKEISQRAVKKVPTLRGKTIVLFFQEPSTRTKMSFELAGKRLSADTVAISKSSSSIVKGETLRDTVRTLESMKPDIIVMRHSSSGAAAQVSKWVKCSVINAGDGTHAHPSQALLDMMTIQEEKGGFEGLKVSIVGDISHSRVARSNIIGLSRMGAKVTLCAPGTMIPVGIEQMGCTVARDMDACVTNADVVMMLRIQKERQGSLLFPSEREYASLYGLNQTRLALAAKDALIMHPGPLNRGVEISTLVADGEQSVILDQVTNGVALRMALFYLVSGGSKNADSN, encoded by the coding sequence ATGCGGTTTGAAAAAAAAGATATTCTGGATATCGATTCTCTGAGCCGGGAGGAAATTGCGTATATCCTGGACACGGCCCGGGGGATGAAGGAAATTTCCCAACGGGCCGTTAAAAAAGTGCCCACCCTTCGGGGCAAAACCATTGTGCTTTTCTTCCAGGAGCCGTCAACCCGGACCAAGATGTCCTTTGAGTTGGCCGGCAAGCGGCTGTCTGCAGATACGGTGGCTATATCCAAATCTTCCTCCAGCATTGTCAAAGGGGAAACATTAAGAGATACGGTCAGAACCCTTGAGTCCATGAAACCTGATATCATTGTAATGCGGCATTCATCTTCGGGGGCGGCGGCCCAGGTGTCAAAATGGGTCAAATGTTCGGTGATCAACGCTGGAGACGGCACCCATGCCCATCCCTCCCAGGCCCTTTTGGATATGATGACGATTCAGGAAGAAAAAGGCGGGTTCGAGGGTTTAAAGGTTTCCATTGTAGGTGATATTTCCCATTCCAGGGTGGCCCGGTCTAATATTATCGGTTTGTCCAGAATGGGGGCAAAAGTGACCCTCTGTGCGCCCGGGACCATGATTCCCGTTGGTATTGAGCAAATGGGCTGCACTGTGGCCCGGGATATGGATGCGTGTGTGACAAATGCGGATGTGGTCATGATGCTTCGGATTCAAAAGGAGCGCCAGGGCAGCCTGCTTTTTCCAAGTGAGCGAGAGTATGCCAGCCTTTACGGATTAAATCAGACACGTCTGGCCTTGGCGGCAAAAGACGCCCTGATCATGCACCCGGGACCGTTGAACCGTGGTGTTGAAATTTCGACCCTGGTGGCGGATGGTGAACAATCGGTAATTCTAGATCAGGTGACCAATGGGGTGGCCCTGCGCATGGCCCTTTTTTATTTGGTGTCAGGAGGCAGTAAAAATGCAGATTCAAATTAA
- a CDS encoding homocysteine biosynthesis protein, giving the protein MSTFQVNKTYEEINAKIAAGQAVVVTAEEIIDIADKEGVVEAARKVDVVTTGTFAPMCSSGAFINIGQSKPVIRTTKTWFNNVPAYSAIAAVDCYLGATAVCEEDPLNKYHPGEFNYGGGHVIQDLVAGKQVHLKAESYGTDCYPNLAIEKTVTLKDLPNAILCNPRNAYQNYNCAINRSDKTKYTYMGTLKPNVGNANYSTSGCLSPLFNDPYLKTIGLGTRIFLGGAQGYVTWTGTQHKKDVDRGLNGVPLSGAGTLCVMGDLKQMSSEWLVGQSIRGYGVSLSVGLGIPIPILNEEILKYTSVPDEELFTQIIDYGHDYPKGISKSYGQVSYAELKSGTIMIKGEAVPTVPLSSMVKARKIAQILKSEIQKSRFYIGVPQHLFC; this is encoded by the coding sequence ATGAGCACCTTTCAGGTGAATAAGACCTATGAAGAGATAAACGCCAAAATTGCGGCCGGTCAGGCCGTTGTGGTAACGGCGGAAGAGATTATTGATATCGCAGATAAAGAAGGCGTTGTGGAAGCGGCCCGCAAAGTGGATGTGGTGACCACAGGTACTTTTGCGCCCATGTGCTCATCCGGGGCGTTCATAAATATCGGCCAGTCCAAGCCTGTGATCCGCACGACCAAAACCTGGTTTAACAATGTACCGGCGTATTCGGCCATCGCAGCTGTAGACTGCTATTTAGGGGCCACGGCTGTTTGTGAAGAAGATCCTTTGAATAAATATCACCCGGGTGAATTCAATTACGGGGGAGGGCATGTCATCCAGGATCTTGTGGCCGGCAAACAGGTACACTTGAAAGCAGAAAGCTACGGCACAGATTGTTATCCCAATCTGGCCATTGAAAAAACGGTTACATTAAAGGATTTGCCCAATGCCATACTGTGTAACCCGAGAAACGCATACCAAAATTATAATTGCGCCATCAATCGCTCGGACAAAACCAAGTATACCTACATGGGTACCCTTAAACCTAATGTTGGCAATGCTAATTATTCTACGTCCGGTTGTTTGAGCCCTTTGTTCAACGATCCCTATTTGAAAACCATCGGGTTGGGTACACGGATTTTTCTGGGCGGGGCCCAGGGATACGTGACCTGGACCGGCACCCAGCATAAAAAAGATGTGGACAGAGGCCTAAACGGCGTACCCCTAAGCGGCGCCGGAACATTATGCGTGATGGGAGACCTTAAGCAGATGTCTTCTGAGTGGCTGGTTGGTCAGAGTATCCGCGGCTATGGCGTCTCATTGTCTGTGGGGCTTGGTATCCCCATTCCCATTTTAAATGAAGAGATTCTCAAATATACGTCAGTGCCGGACGAAGAGCTTTTTACGCAGATTATTGATTACGGACATGATTACCCCAAGGGTATCTCCAAGTCCTATGGCCAGGTCAGTTATGCCGAGCTTAAAAGCGGGACGATTATGATTAAGGGCGAAGCCGTCCCCACAGTGCCGTTGTCCAGTATGGTCAAGGCAAGAAAAATTGCCCAGATTCTGAAATCTGAAATCCAGAAATCCAGATTCTATATTGGAGTCCCCCAGCACCTGTTCTGTTAA
- the lepB gene encoding signal peptidase I, with translation MSQKKKNAWRENIEAILIAIVIALFIRTFIIQAFKIPSGSMLETLQIGDQILVNKFIYGVKIPFTDGKTLIPVKNPERNDIVVFKYPEDPSKDYIKRVIAVAGDTLEIVNKQLYVNDKLVTDQPWAQYKDPRILPGQITTRDNLRKITVPANKLFVMGDNRDNSHDSRFWGFVDLSEVRGEAIVIYWSWDKAHFSVRFNRIGTLLF, from the coding sequence ATGAGTCAAAAAAAGAAAAACGCCTGGCGGGAGAATATCGAAGCGATTCTCATTGCCATTGTTATTGCCTTGTTTATACGAACCTTTATTATTCAAGCCTTTAAGATTCCTTCCGGTTCCATGCTTGAAACACTTCAGATCGGGGACCAGATCCTTGTCAACAAATTCATTTACGGGGTGAAGATTCCTTTTACCGACGGGAAAACCCTGATTCCGGTGAAAAACCCTGAGCGCAATGACATTGTGGTGTTTAAATATCCGGAAGATCCGTCCAAGGATTACATCAAGCGAGTGATTGCCGTTGCAGGCGACACCCTGGAAATCGTAAATAAACAATTATATGTCAATGACAAACTTGTCACTGACCAGCCCTGGGCCCAGTACAAGGATCCCCGAATTTTGCCTGGGCAGATCACCACCCGGGATAATTTAAGAAAAATCACGGTGCCGGCCAACAAGCTTTTTGTTATGGGCGACAACCGGGACAACAGCCATGATTCGCGGTTCTGGGGTTTTGTTGATTTAAGTGAAGTGCGGGGCGAGGCCATTGTTATTTACTGGTCCTGGGATAAAGCGCATTTCAGCGTTCGTTTTAACCGGATCGGCACCTTGCTGTTTTAA
- a CDS encoding M23 family metallopeptidase, which yields MKRTLFLIIFLAIVVPVGWVLFCKYEGDAPIADISLPSQYLRQSYEINITASDKGAGLKHVTVSLVQKDNEKILLDKSYPPSSIQSLFSDNIILSDTFTIPVEMRKYGMNDGQAIIRIVVTDYAWRKWTKGNSFYQERPVIIDTVPPRLQVLTSQHNVSKGGVGLVIYKLDEENVQSGVRVGENFFPGYPGVFKDPMVITALFALDHTQGPDTRIAVEARDLAGNETKRGFYHYIKDKNFRSDTLRISDGFLEFKMPDFDLGPMEAQFLMEENPLLAKFLYINETLRQQNVETVAKVPSDTRGELMWDGRFSRLTGAANRARFADKRTYKHNGKVISHSTHLGIDLASTSNAPVGAANNGRVIMAQNVGIFGNIIVIDHGLGLASLYAHLSQMNVAKGDVVKKDDIIGRTGLTGLAGGDHLHYGMMLHNVCINPVEWWDAAWIKNNITSKIESVKIQIQ from the coding sequence ATGAAAAGAACACTGTTTCTGATTATATTTCTGGCAATTGTTGTGCCTGTGGGCTGGGTTCTGTTTTGTAAATATGAGGGAGATGCTCCCATCGCAGATATCAGTCTGCCCTCCCAGTATCTAAGACAATCTTATGAAATAAATATAACCGCATCGGATAAAGGCGCTGGCTTAAAGCATGTAACTGTCTCTTTGGTGCAAAAAGATAATGAAAAAATTCTTTTGGATAAGTCGTATCCACCCTCTTCCATTCAGTCTTTATTCAGTGACAATATAATCCTATCCGATACGTTTACCATTCCCGTTGAAATGCGTAAATACGGTATGAACGATGGCCAGGCCATTATTCGGATTGTTGTAACGGATTATGCCTGGCGTAAATGGACCAAAGGCAACAGTTTTTACCAAGAGCGTCCGGTGATCATTGATACGGTGCCGCCCCGACTTCAGGTGTTGACATCTCAGCATAATGTATCCAAAGGCGGAGTTGGCCTTGTAATTTATAAACTTGATGAAGAAAATGTGCAAAGCGGTGTCAGGGTGGGGGAGAATTTTTTTCCCGGATACCCCGGTGTGTTTAAAGATCCCATGGTGATAACAGCCCTGTTTGCCTTAGATCATACCCAGGGACCGGATACCCGTATTGCCGTAGAAGCCCGGGATTTGGCCGGAAATGAGACCAAACGCGGATTTTATCATTATATCAAAGATAAGAATTTTAGAAGCGACACCCTGCGTATCTCAGATGGTTTTCTGGAATTTAAAATGCCTGATTTTGATTTGGGCCCCATGGAAGCGCAGTTTTTGATGGAAGAAAATCCATTGCTGGCAAAATTTTTATATATTAACGAGACCCTTCGGCAGCAAAATGTGGAAACCGTGGCCAAAGTGCCTTCGGATACCCGTGGCGAATTGATGTGGGATGGGCGTTTCAGTCGCCTGACCGGGGCTGCAAACCGGGCCCGGTTTGCAGATAAGCGTACGTATAAGCATAATGGGAAAGTCATCAGCCACTCCACCCATTTAGGTATTGACCTGGCCTCCACATCCAACGCGCCGGTGGGGGCTGCCAACAATGGACGGGTCATCATGGCGCAAAATGTAGGCATCTTCGGCAATATCATTGTCATTGACCACGGACTTGGTCTTGCCAGCCTTTATGCCCATTTAAGCCAGATGAACGTGGCCAAAGGCGATGTCGTTAAGAAGGATGATATCATTGGCCGAACCGGCTTGACCGGCCTTGCCGGTGGAGATCACCTGCATTATGGCATGATGCTTCACAATGTATGCATTAACCCCGTTGAGTGGTGGGATGCGGCCTGGATAAAAAATAATATAACCTCAAAAATTGAATCTGTTAAAATACAGATTCAGTAA
- the lptC gene encoding LPS export ABC transporter periplasmic protein LptC yields the protein MNGVGKKKLILPLVLLLGLILGGLGLYYYINHLLTTPIELENIEIDDKAALKLNALEQISKKNGITEWKLKASTATLLKDQNKAELKDVDIIFYTKQDTQVHLTANHGALDTKTHDMTFSKNVTIHHQHYTLRSETLHYAKKPHIIRSDSRVEVDDENSVIEADRMTIMLNQELIILEGNVEGRFSEKSQNSNLL from the coding sequence ATGAACGGCGTCGGCAAAAAAAAACTGATACTACCCCTGGTTCTGCTTTTAGGCCTTATACTTGGGGGGTTAGGCCTGTATTATTACATCAACCACCTGCTGACCACCCCCATTGAACTTGAAAACATCGAGATTGATGACAAAGCGGCGCTCAAACTCAACGCACTTGAGCAGATTTCCAAAAAAAACGGCATTACCGAATGGAAGCTGAAAGCGTCCACAGCCACCCTGCTCAAAGACCAAAACAAGGCTGAATTAAAAGATGTAGACATTATTTTCTACACCAAACAGGATACCCAGGTTCACCTCACGGCTAACCACGGAGCACTCGACACCAAGACGCATGACATGACCTTTTCAAAGAATGTCACGATTCATCATCAGCACTACACCCTGAGAAGTGAAACATTGCATTATGCCAAAAAACCACATATAATACGCTCCGATTCAAGGGTTGAAGTGGACGATGAGAACTCTGTAATAGAAGCGGACAGAATGACGATTATGCTGAACCAAGAGTTGATCATCCTGGAAGGAAACGTAGAAGGACGATTTAGTGAAAAAAGTCAAAATTCAAACTTGTTATAG
- a CDS encoding LptA/OstA family protein, whose protein sequence is MKKVKIQTCYSTSLVLLLMLLFLLTQVSFAAQEDKPADTSRPPADLKITSDKMIASKDHSMVEFIGKVKAVRADSVLLADSVKVFFHTSETKKEGQSNVKRILATGNVEYTEGERKAFSDQADYDTADQILVLTGDQARLLTGKSWITGKKITLFKAQDRVVVESSEKTRVEAFFDAEDQNGSLDKP, encoded by the coding sequence GTGAAAAAAGTCAAAATTCAAACTTGTTATAGTACGTCTCTTGTTTTACTGCTGATGCTGTTGTTTCTTCTCACACAGGTATCCTTTGCAGCCCAAGAGGATAAACCCGCCGATACAAGCAGGCCTCCGGCTGATCTGAAAATCACTTCGGATAAAATGATCGCCAGCAAAGACCACTCCATGGTTGAATTTATAGGAAAAGTTAAAGCGGTCCGGGCAGACAGTGTACTCTTAGCCGATTCGGTCAAAGTATTTTTTCATACCTCAGAGACCAAAAAGGAAGGCCAGTCAAACGTAAAACGAATTCTTGCCACAGGCAATGTTGAATATACTGAAGGAGAACGCAAAGCATTCTCGGATCAGGCGGATTATGATACCGCAGACCAGATACTCGTGCTCACCGGAGATCAAGCACGTTTGCTTACGGGAAAAAGCTGGATCACCGGCAAAAAAATCACCCTCTTTAAGGCCCAGGACCGGGTAGTTGTGGAAAGTAGCGAAAAAACCAGAGTTGAAGCTTTTTTTGATGCTGAAGACCAGAACGGGTCTTTGGATAAGCCGTAA
- a CDS encoding HAD-IIIA family hydrolase, whose product MTAQLADIQLLLLDVDGVLTDGSITYTDTGEQIKTFNAKDGLGIRLLMDAGILVGIVTARVSGALRHRCENLGITLVFDGIRDKASALAAISETTQVSTAQIAFMGDDLIDLPAMTRAGFAFTVADAPVEVKDRAHLITELPGGKGAVRQACEAILKAKGLWENAISRFLL is encoded by the coding sequence ATGACAGCACAATTGGCAGATATCCAACTACTGCTTTTAGATGTGGACGGGGTACTCACCGACGGCAGCATTACCTATACAGACACAGGCGAACAGATCAAAACGTTTAACGCCAAAGACGGCCTTGGCATCCGGTTGCTCATGGATGCAGGCATTCTTGTCGGAATTGTCACGGCAAGGGTTTCAGGTGCCCTGCGTCACCGGTGTGAAAACTTAGGCATCACCCTGGTTTTTGACGGCATAAGAGACAAGGCCAGCGCATTGGCAGCCATATCTGAAACCACCCAAGTCAGCACCGCACAGATTGCATTCATGGGCGATGACCTGATAGATCTACCGGCAATGACCCGTGCCGGATTTGCTTTTACCGTGGCCGATGCCCCTGTTGAAGTGAAAGACAGGGCTCACCTAATAACGGAGCTCCCCGGAGGCAAAGGCGCGGTCCGCCAGGCCTGTGAGGCCATTCTCAAAGCCAAAGGCCTCTGGGAAAACGCTATTTCAAGGTTTCTATTATGA
- the raiA gene encoding ribosome-associated translation inhibitor RaiA → MQVTITFKKIEASDALKSYVNKKLKRFDKMLDGPADANVVLSIEKIRHIAEITLTSGALNIHAKESSESMYATIDILADKVKSQITKHKEKEKKHMSGNKASLTDTREFSLEEPLPVDMRDIIEEPLETKPMDIEDAVIELESGKKSFYVFMNARTEQVNVIYKHNNGKLGLIAPQG, encoded by the coding sequence ATGCAGGTCACCATCACGTTCAAAAAAATAGAAGCATCTGATGCCCTCAAGTCCTATGTAAATAAAAAGCTTAAACGGTTTGATAAAATGTTGGATGGCCCGGCTGATGCAAATGTGGTCTTAAGCATTGAAAAAATAAGACATATTGCCGAAATCACTTTAACCAGCGGCGCACTTAACATCCATGCAAAGGAATCGTCCGAAAGCATGTATGCCACCATTGATATTTTAGCGGATAAAGTGAAAAGTCAAATAACAAAGCACAAGGAAAAAGAAAAAAAACACATGTCAGGCAACAAGGCGAGCCTAACGGATACCCGGGAGTTCAGTCTTGAGGAACCACTGCCCGTGGACATGAGAGATATTATTGAAGAACCCCTTGAAACAAAACCTATGGACATCGAAGATGCGGTGATTGAACTGGAATCGGGCAAAAAATCTTTTTATGTTTTTATGAATGCCCGCACAGAACAAGTCAATGTGATCTATAAACACAATAACGGTAAATTGGGACTTATCGCCCCCCAAGGATAG